One genomic segment of Aythya fuligula isolate bAytFul2 chromosome 5, bAytFul2.pri, whole genome shotgun sequence includes these proteins:
- the MED6 gene encoding mediator of RNA polymerase II transcription subunit 6 → MAAVDVRDNLLGISWVDSSWIPILNNGSVLDYFSERSNPFYDRTCNNEVVKMQRMTLDHLNQMVGVEYILLHAQEPILFIIRKQQRQSPTQVIPLADYYIIAGVIYQAPDLGSVINSRVLTAVHGIQSAFEEAMSYCRYHPSKGYWWHFKDQEEREKAKPKAKKKEEPSSIFQRQRVDALLLDLRQKFPPKFVQQKPGEKPIPVDQIKKEPEPAPEAVKQEEKETVKNAQQTASAKGPPEKRMRLQ, encoded by the exons ATGGCGGCCGTGGATGTGCGAG ATAACCTCTTGGGAATTTCCTGGGTGGACAGTTCCTGGATTCCAATCCTAAACAATGGGAGTGTGTTGGACTACTTCTCGGAGCGAAGTAACCCGTTCTACGACCGAACGTGTAATAATGAAGTTGTCAAAATGCAGCGGATGACCTTGGACCATCTGAA CCAGATGGTTGGAGTGGAGTACATTCTTCTTCATGCTCAAGAGCCCATTCTCTTCATTATCCGAAAGCAGCAAAGGCAATCTCCAACACAAG tTATTCCACTGGCAGACTACTACATTATTGCTGGAGTGATTTATCAGGCACCTGATCTAGGGTCTGTCATTAATTCCAGAGTT CTCACTGCAGTGCATGGAATTCAGTCTGCTTTTGAAGAAGCAATGTCCTACTGTCGCTATCACCCATCAAAAGGCTATTGGTGGCATTTCAAAGATCAAGAGGAACGAG AGAAAGCTAAACCAAAAGccaagaagaaagaagaaccAAGTTCTATTTTCCAAAGGCAACGGGTAGATGCTTTGCTTCTAGACCTAAGACAAAAGTTTCCACCCAAATTTGTTCAG cAAAAGCCTGGAGAAAAACCTATCCCAG TGGATCAAATCAAGAAGGAACCAGAACCAGCCCCTGAAGCTGtcaagcaagaggaaaaagagactGTAAAGAACGCTCAGCAGACCGCTAGCGCTAAAGGACCACCTGAAAAACGGATGAGACTCCAGTGA
- the LOC116489572 gene encoding disintegrin and metalloproteinase domain-containing protein 20-like has translation MGTLLLLLGLVGCPAAQGGEPGMLQITSMWVTVPRQLSPRADTNPLTVSYWLEVDGRPRILRLRPRRGLVSRPFTLVTYGEDGARREEHPFVQDDCFYQGEVQGSPGSLVALGTCGRGLRGVLWVEGGIYEIEPIPNDPAFRHFLYRMEAAHSPMGPTCGLTPEELQYQKGFLPWLQAPLVDEEYVLKEWWTHIRYVKIVVVVDNVRFVRSGRNESEVLRQVIEVINIGDSLYEQLSVQLFLVGLEIWTKSNFINITNSVNKALGDFNKWRKSDLYPRMRHDTAHLFAYQSFGRSLGLAFLGSVCDSQWAAAVDSFTNRKLSSFIITFVHELGHNLGMRHDEPYCKCRRKRCIMYETEVDTDAFSDCSYKYYFDLLGSGGTCLRQPPAPGTYYTLKREYCGNKIVESGEQCDCGSRSSCRKDPCCHPNCTLTAGSVCASGKCCKGCQVSPAGTLCRASTSICDLPEYCNGTSPWCQPDLYMQDGTPCKDGSYCYRGKCTSHDEQCKHLFGKQARVAPIDCFIVNTEGDRFGNCGIRDNIQFIKCSIENMLCGRIQCENIHRLPFLQNHITVVQTPEEGKKCWGLDYHVGMATADLGAVEDGTPCGSDMLCIKRTCTNMSVLNYDCNVTKCHNRGVCNNRKNCHCRYGWAPPDCEWEGFGGSIDSGPAPPEQVFQRAKIGVAVFSFLFLFVLGVALTIYFKREVGEWLRREKAWCRGRR, from the coding sequence ATGgggacactgctgctgctgctgggcctggTGGGGTGCCCCGCTGCCCAGGGGGGCGAGCCCGGGATGCTGCAGATCACCAGCATGTGGGTGACGGTGCCACGGCAGTTGAGCCCCCGCGCCGACACCAACCCCCTGACCGTCTCCTACTGGCTGGAGGTGGACGGGCGGCCGCGGATCCTGCGCCTACGGCCCAGGAGGGGCTTGGTCTCCCGGCCTTTCACCTTGGTCACCTACGGCGAGGACGGGGCGCGCCGGGAGGAGCACCCCTTCGTGCAGGACGACTGCTTCTACCAGGGAGAGGTGCAGGGAAGCCCCGGCTCCCTGGTGGCCCTCGGCACCTGTGGCAGGGGCCTCCgtggggtgctgtgggtggAAGGTGGCATCTACGAGATCGAGCCCATCCCCAACGATCCGGCCTTTCGGCACTTCCTCTACCGCATGGAGGCGGCTCACAGCCCCATGGGCCCCACCTGTGGGCTGACCCCGGAGGAGCTGCAGTACCAAAAGGGTTTTCTGCCATGGCTCCAGGCCCCCTTGGTGGATGAGGAGTACGTGCTGAAGGAATGGTGGACGCACATCAGGTATGTGAAGATAGTGGTGGTCGTGGACAACGTGCGGTTTGTGAGGTCGGGCAGGAATGAATCCGAAGTCTTGAGGCAAGTCATAGAAGTCATCAATATCGGGGACTCTCTGTATGAACAGCTTTCCGTTCAACTGTTCCTTGTGGGACTGGAGATCTGGAccaaaagtaattttataaaCATTACTAACTCTGTAAACAAGGCACTTGGAGACTTTAACAAATGGCGAAAATCAGACCTGTATCCACGGATGCGCCACGATACCGCTCACTTATTTGCATATCAGAGCTTTGGAAGAAGCCTGGGGTTGGCATTTCTGGGGTCCGTATGTGATAGccagtgggcagcagcagttGATTCCTTCACCAACAGGAAGTTGTCCTCGTTTATTATCACGTTTGTCCATGAGCTGGGCCATAATCTTGGGATGCGCCATGACGAACCGTACTGCAAATGCAGGCGGAAGAGATGCATTATGTATGAAACTGAAGTCGACACCGATGCGTTCAGTGACTGCAGTTACAAATACTACTTTGACTTGCTTGGGAGTGGTGGTACCTGCCTGCGTCAGCCACCGGCACCTGGCACCTACTACACCTTGAAGCGTGAATACTGTGGGAATAAGATAGTAGAAAGCGGAGAGCAATGTGACTGTGGTTCACGGTCAAGCTGCAGAAAGGATCCTTGCTGTCACCCGAACTGTACATTGACTGCAGGTTCAGTTTGTGCTTCTGGAAAATGTTGCAAGGGCTGTCAGGTCAGTCCAGCAGGAACACTGTGCAGAGCAAGTACCAGCATCTGCGACCTGCCAGAGTACTGCAACGGGACTTCCCCATGGTGCCAGCCAGACTTGTACATGCAAGATGGAACCCCTTGCAAAGATGGTTCCTATTGCTATCGAGGAAAATGTACTTCCCACGATGAACAATGCAAGCATCTCTTTGGCAAACAAGCCAGGGTTGCTCCTATAGATTGTTTCATAGTGAATACTGAAGGTGACCGTTTTGGAAATTGTGGTATTCGTGACAATATTCAGTTTATAAAATGCAGCATTGAGAATATGTTATGTGGTAGGATACAGTGTGAAAACATACACAGGTTGCCTTTCTTGCAAAACCACATAACAGTAGTCCAAACCCCTGAGGAAGGTAAAAAGTGTTGGGGCCTTGACTACCACGTAGGGATGGCTACAGCTGACCTAGGGGCTGTGGAAGATGGCACGCCATGTGGTAGTGACATGCTTTGTATCAAAAGGACATGTACCAATATGTCCGTGCTGAACTATGACTGCAACGTAACAAAGTGCCATAACAGAGGAGTGTGTAACAATCGTAAGAACTGTCACTGCAGGTATGGATGGGCTCCTCCAGATTGCGAGTGGGAAGGATTTGGAGGTAGCATTGACAGTGGACCTGCTCCACCCGAGCAGGTTTTTcagagagcaaaaataggaGTAGCAgtatttagctttctttttctctttgtccttGGAGTTGCCCTTACCATATATTTTAAACGGGAAGTAGGGGAATGGCTTAGGAGGGAAAAAGCTTGGTGCCGTGGAAGAAGATAG